The Homo sapiens chromosome 5, GRCh38.p14 Primary Assembly genome includes a window with the following:
- the N4BP3 gene encoding NEDD4-binding protein 3 isoform X1, with the protein MATAPGPAGIAMGSVGSLLERQDFSPEELRAALAGSRGSRQPDGLLRKGLGQREFLSYLHLPKKDSKSTKNTKRAPRNEPADYATLYYREHSRAGDFSKTSLPERGRFDKCRIRPSVFKPTAGNGKGFLSMQSLASHKGQKLWRSNGSLHTLACHPPLSPGPRASQARAQLLHALSLDEGGPEPEPSLSDSSSGGSFGRSPGTGPSPFSSSLGHLNHLGGSLDRASQGPKEAGPPAVLSCLPEPPPPYEFSCSSAEEMGAVLPETCEELKRGLGDEDGSNPFTQVLEERQRLWLAELKRLYVERLHEVTQKAERSERNLQLQLFMAQQEQRRLRKELRAQQGLAPEPRAPGTLPEADPSARPEEEARWEVCQKTAEISLLKQQLREAQAELAQKLAEIFSLKTQLRGSRAQAQAQDAELVRLREAVRSLQEQAPREEAPGSCETDDCKSRGLLGEAGGSEARDSAEQLRAELLQERLRGQEQALRFEQERRTWQEEKERVLRYQREIQGGYMDMYRRNQALEQELRALREPPTPWSPRLESSKI; encoded by the exons ATGGCCACAGCCCCAGGCCCTGCTGGCATTGCCATGGGCAGCGTGGGCAGCCTGTTGGAACGGCAGGACTTCTCCCCTGAAGAGCTGCGGGCGGCACTTGCCGGGTCTCGGGGCTCCCGCCAGCCTGATGGGCTCCTCCGGAAGGGCTTGGGCCAGCGTGAGTTCCTCAGCTACCTGCACCTCCCCAAGAAGGACAGCAAGAGCACCAAGAACACCAAGCGGGCCCCTCGGAACGAGCCTGCCGACTATGCCACCCTCTACTACCGGGAACATTCTCGCGCGGGTGACTTCAGCAAGACCTCGCTGCCAGAACGGGGTCGCTTTGACAAG TGCCGCATTCGCCCCTCAGTGTTCAAGCCTACGGCGGGCAACGGGAAAGGCTTCCTATCCATGCAAAGTCTGGCGTCCCACAAAGGCCAGAAGCTGTGGCGCAGCAATGGCAGCCTGCACACGCTGGCCTGCCACCCGCCCCTGAGCCCCGGGCCCCGGGCCAGCCAGGCCCGGGCACAGCTGCTGCACGCCCTCAGCCTAGATGAGGGCGGCCCTGAGCCCGAGCCCAGCCTGTCCGACTCCTCCAGTGGGGGTAGTTTTGGTCGCAGTCCTGGTACTGGCCCTAGCCCCTTCAGCTCCTCCCTTGGCCACCTTAACCACCTCGGGGGCTCCCTGGACCGGGCCTCTCAAGGACCCAAGGAGGCTGGGCCACCagctgtgctgagctgcctgccCGAGCCACCACCCCCCTACGAGTTCTCCTGCTCCTCTGCCGAGGAAATGGGAGCCGTGCTGCCCGAGACCTGTGAGGAGCTCAAGAGGGGCCTTGGCGATGAGGACGGCTCCAACCCCTTCACGCAG GTGCTGGAGGAGCGCCAGCGGCTGTGGCTGGCTGAGCTGAAGCGCCTGTATGTGGAGCGGCTGCACGAGGTGACCCAGAAGGCTGAGCGCAGCGAGCGCAACCTCCAGCTGCAGCTGTTTATGGCTCAGCAGGAGCAGCGGCGCCTGCGCAAGGAGCTGCGGGCTCAGCAGGGCCTGGCTCCGGAGCCTCGGGCCCCCGGCACCCTCCCAGAGGCTGACCCCAGTGCACGACCAGAGGAGGAAGCCCGATGGGAG gTGTGCCAGAAGACAGCAGAGATTAGCCTCTTGAAGCAGCAGCTGCGTGAAGCCCAGGCGGAACTGGCCCAGAAGCTGGCGGAGATCTTCAGTCTGAAGACACAACTTCGGGGCAGCCGGGCACAAGCCCAGGCTCAGGACGCAGAGCTGGTCCGGCTGCGCGAGGCTGTGCGCAGCCTGCAGGAGCAGGCCCCTCGGGAGGAAGCCCCAGGCAGCTGTGAGACTGATGACTGCAAGAGCAGGGGCCTGCtaggggaggcaggaggcagcGAGGCCAGAGACAGTGCTGAGCAGCTGCGGGCTGAGCTGCTGCAGGAGCGACTTCGGGGCCAGGAGCAGGCGCTGCGCTTTGAGCAGGAGCGGCGGACTtggcaggaggagaaggagcgCGTGCTGCGCTACCAGCGGGAGATCCAGGGAGGGTACATGGACATGTACCGCCGCAACCAGGCACTGGAGCAGGAACTGCGGGCACTGCGGGAGCCCCCCACACCCTGGAGTCCCCGGCTCGAGTCCTCCAAGATCTGA